The Hymenobacter oligotrophus genome has a window encoding:
- a CDS encoding EVE domain-containing protein: MNYWLVKSEPAAYSFSDLERDGQTDWTGVRNHQARNFLSQMQPGDLVLVYHSVTDKEVVGIAEVARAAYPDRTAEPNTPWVAVDLRPHQRLPRTVSLAAIKADERLRQISLLRQSRLSVMPLQPAEFDVLLELAH, encoded by the coding sequence TTGAATTACTGGCTCGTTAAATCCGAACCTGCCGCGTACAGCTTTTCCGACCTCGAGCGCGACGGCCAAACCGACTGGACCGGCGTACGCAACCACCAGGCCCGCAACTTCTTGTCCCAAATGCAACCCGGCGACCTAGTGCTCGTGTACCACAGCGTTACCGATAAAGAAGTAGTGGGCATTGCCGAGGTAGCCCGCGCCGCCTACCCCGACCGCACCGCCGAGCCCAACACACCGTGGGTAGCCGTGGATTTGCGCCCGCACCAACGCCTGCCGCGCACCGTATCGTTGGCTGCCATTAAGGCCGATGAGCGGCTGCGGCAAATTAGCTTGCTCCGCCAATCGCGCTTATCCGTAATGCCATTACAACCGGCCGAGTTCGACGTGCTGCTCGAGCTGGCGCACTAA
- a CDS encoding DUF4252 domain-containing protein has protein sequence MMKPTLLRLWPLLLLLWLGACRAAGPETPARTVAEFFNKYENRSGFRATTYEPNLLTRIVLGRVSRMSDADAVQAITAVRSIRALTFTPTSARARNLTERGLLNEVDGLLRNERYEPLNTTPTEGAAGNTYRYSVRRSGDRIREVVATSRVQDVPDSFLMMAISGDFTQAQLDQLTKILPGMTGEITK, from the coding sequence ATGATGAAACCTACCCTGCTTCGCCTCTGGCCCCTGCTGTTGCTGCTTTGGCTTGGTGCCTGCCGCGCCGCCGGCCCCGAAACTCCGGCTCGCACCGTTGCTGAGTTTTTCAACAAATACGAAAACCGCTCCGGCTTTCGGGCCACTACGTACGAGCCCAACTTGCTGACCCGGATTGTGCTGGGCCGCGTAAGCCGCATGTCCGACGCCGACGCCGTGCAGGCCATTACGGCTGTGCGCAGCATTCGGGCCCTAACTTTTACGCCTACCTCGGCCCGCGCCCGCAACCTCACCGAGCGCGGCCTGCTGAATGAGGTAGACGGCCTGCTGCGCAACGAACGCTACGAACCCCTGAACACCACGCCCACCGAGGGCGCGGCCGGCAACACTTACCGCTACTCCGTACGCCGCAGCGGCGACCGGATACGCGAGGTAGTAGCTACCAGCCGCGTGCAGGACGTACCCGATTCGTTTTTGATGATGGCCATCAGCGGCGACTTCACGCAAGCGCAGCTCGATCAGCTAACCAAGATTTTGCCGGGCATGACTGGCGAAATCACCAAGTAG